One window of the Caminibacter pacificus genome contains the following:
- a CDS encoding septal ring lytic transglycosylase RlpA family protein, whose amino-acid sequence MKKNILFLAAVVFFTGCAQKAYHTEVYNVPGVKEGTKKPYSVNGKMYYPMNRVPIGWTQTGIASWYGPNFHGRYTSNGEVYNMYAYTAAHKTLPMNTIVKVTNLRNHKSVIVRINDRGPFVKGRIIDLSYAAGKKIGLDVTGTAPVKITVIKFKGKNYVSGYMLQVGAFMNKNGAWKVAKKYQKLGYNTAVIKRNMLYKVYITGFKTYQEAKKFKLSHGINGFIVGE is encoded by the coding sequence ATGAAAAAAAATATACTTTTTTTAGCGGCGGTTGTGTTTTTTACGGGATGTGCTCAAAAAGCTTATCATACCGAGGTTTATAACGTACCCGGAGTAAAAGAAGGCACGAAAAAACCTTATTCCGTAAACGGGAAAATGTATTATCCTATGAATAGGGTTCCTATCGGTTGGACACAAACGGGAATAGCAAGCTGGTACGGGCCTAATTTTCACGGAAGATACACAAGTAACGGCGAAGTATATAATATGTACGCTTATACGGCGGCTCATAAGACGCTTCCGATGAATACGATAGTTAAAGTCACCAATCTAAGAAACCATAAAAGCGTTATTGTCAGAATAAACGACAGAGGACCTTTTGTAAAAGGAAGAATTATCGATTTAAGCTATGCGGCCGGAAAAAAAATCGGTCTTGACGTTACGGGAACGGCTCCTGTAAAAATTACGGTGATTAAGTTTAAAGGTAAAAATTATGTTAGCGGGTATATGCTGCAAGTGGGCGCTTTTATGAATAAAAACGGAGCTTGGAAAGTAGCGAAAAAATACCAAAAATTAGGATATAATACTGCTGTAATAAAAAGAAATATGCTTTATAAAGTTTATATTACGGGCTTCAAAACGTATCAAGAAGCTAAAAAATTCAAATTATCACACGGAATAAACGGATTTATCGTAGGAGAGTGA